In a single window of the candidate division WOR-3 bacterium genome:
- the acpS gene encoding holo-[acyl-carrier-protein] synthase, with protein sequence MKKSHNEIVGVGIDLVDVERIEKAVSTRKAFLKRLYAEEEIRLSNKGKFRFEELAGRFAVKEAVLKVLKTGWRQGVKFNEIIVLNERSGAPYVRLTGRAREVADDLGIKNIYISISHTKTLAVGLAVATR encoded by the coding sequence ATGAAGAAGAGTCATAATGAAATAGTCGGCGTCGGCATCGACCTTGTCGATGTGGAACGCATTGAAAAGGCGGTTTCAACAAGGAAAGCCTTTCTTAAACGCCTCTACGCCGAGGAAGAAATCAGATTATCAAATAAAGGAAAGTTCCGTTTTGAAGAACTCGCCGGTCGATTTGCAGTAAAAGAAGCGGTACTCAAGGTATTGAAGACCGGCTGGCGTCAGGGGGTGAAATTCAACGAAATTATTGTTTTGAATGAACGTTCCGGTGCGCCGTATGTCAGGTTGACGGGCAGGGCACGTGAGGTTGCAGACGACTTAGGCATAAAAAATATCTATATAAGTATCAGCCATACCAAAACCCTTGCGGTCGGTCTTGCAGTTGCAACCCGTTGA